The DNA sequence CGGCGGCGGGCAGCATCGTCACAGCGGCGGGAACCTCGGCGGGAAAGCGGTCCCGGTCGCTGTCGATCCAGGTGATGTCGAAGGCGCCGGGCGGGCAGGCGCGCACCACCGCGCGGCCCACGTGACCCGCCCCCCAAAGCCACAGCGGCAAGGGGGCGTCGAGGCGCAGCGGCGCAGGGGCGGCGGCGGCCGGTTCGTCCACCGGGCGCGGCGTCCGGCCAAAGCGCAGCGTCACCGCCCCGCCACAGCACTGGCCCAGCCCCGGCCCCAGCGGCACGTTCTCTTCCATCTGTTCCGCCCCGGTCGACAGCATCCGCCGCGCGGTCCGGACCGCCCGCAGCTCCAGCGCGCCGCCGCCAATGGTGCCCCGGGTCGTGGTCGCCGTCACCATCATCGCGGTGCCGGCCTCGCGCGGGGCCGATCCGCGCACGGCGAGGATCTCCACCCAGATCGCGCCGGTCATGCCCGCGTCCTTTGCACCGCCGCCAGCACCGCTTCGGCGGTGGCGGGGGCCTGCAGGTCGCCGTAGGCCGGGCCGCAGGCGGCCAGGGCGTCGGACAGCGCCATGAAGGCCGAAATGCCCAGCATCAGCGGCGGCTCGCCCACCGCCTTGGAGCGGTAGACCGTCTGCGCCGGGTTCGGCTGATCCCAAAGCGCCACGTTGAACACCGGCGGCCGGTCGGAACAGGCGGGGATCTTGTAGGTCGAAGGCGCATGGGTCCTGAGCGCGCCCTTGTCGTCCCAGACCAGTTCTTCGGTCGTCAGCCAGCCCGCGCCCTGCACATAGCCGCCTTCGATCTGGCCAATGTCGATGGCCGGGTTCAGCGACGCCCCCGCGTCGTGCAGAATGTCGGTGCGCAGGATGCGGTTTTCACCGGTCAGCGTGTCTATCACGACTTCGGTGCAGGCCGCGCCATAGGCGAAATAGTAAAACGGCCGCCCCCGGCCCCGGATGCGGTCCCATTCGATGTCGGGTGTCTTGTAGAACCCGGTGGCCGACAGGCTGATCCGCGACTGGTAGGCGGATGCCGCCGCCTGCGCAAAGGTGATCTCTTCGCCGCCCGCGCGGACCTTGCCCCCGGCAAAGCTGATCTCGGTGGTCTGGTAGCGTTCCGCCAGATGCGCCCTGATCCGCTCGCGGATCTCGTCGCAGGCGTTCTGCACCGCCATGCCGTTCAGGTCCGACCCGGAGGAGGCCGCCGTGGCCGAGGTGTTGGGCACCTTGCCGGTATCCGTCGCGGTGATCTTGACCGCCTCCAGCGGGACGCCGAAACGGCTGGCGGCCACCTGCGCGACCTTCTGGAACAGGCCCTGGCCCATCTCTGTCCCGCCGTGGTTCAGGTGGATCGACCCGTCCTGATAGACATGCACCAGCGCCCCCGCCTGGTTCAGGTGGGTCAGGGTGAAGGAGATGCCGAATTTCACCGGCGTCAGGGCGATTCCCCGCTTCAGCAGGGGCTGGACGGCGTTCCATTCCGCGATCGCCGCCCGCCGCGCGGTGTAATCGCAGCCCTCCGCCAGCCGGTCGGTCAGTGCGTTGATGACGCAATCGGTCACTGGCTGGTGATAGGGCGTCGTCTGCACGCCGTCCGGCGGGGCGGGCGGCGCCTTGGCCGGGGCAGGCGCGCCGCCGCGCGATGTGTTGTCTTCCGCCGGGGTGGCGGTCACGGGCGCGCTGCCTGTCTCGATATGAGGCTGGTCGCCGCGCCTATCGGCGTAGTAGTTGGCCCGCCGCACCGCCAGCGGGTCCAAGCCGCGCGCATGTGCGATATGGTCCATCACTTTTTCGATCCCCATCATCCCCTGCGGCCCGCCGAAGCCGCGAAAGGCGGTGGCGGACTGGGTGTTGGTGCGCAGCCGGTGCGAGGTGATCGACACATGCTCAAGGTGATAGGCGTTGTCGGCGTGCAGCATGGCCCGGTCCGCCACGGGCAGGCTCAGGTCCATGGCCCAGCCGCAGCGGGCGTATTGGGTAAAGGCCAGCGCCAGGATGCGGCCCGCGTCGTCGAAACCAACGTCATAGTCGATGCGGAAATCGTGTCTCTTGCCGGTCACGATCATGTCGTCGTCGCGGTCATAGCGCATCTTGCAGGGTCGCCCGCTGTGCCGCGCGGCCACGGCACAGGCGATGGCCAGTGCGTTGCCCTGGCTTTCCTTGCCGCCGAAACCGCCGCCCATGCGCCGGGTCTCGACCCGGACGGCGTGCATCGGCCGCCCGATGGCATGGGCCACCTTGTGCTGGATCTCGGTCGGGTGCTGGGTCGACGAATGGATGACCATGTCTCCGTCGTCCTGCGGCAGGGCAAGTGCCGCCTGACCTTCGAGATAGAAATGCTCCTGGCCGCCGATGTGTACGCTGCCCCTGCGCCGGTGCGCGGCGCGCGACAGGGCCGCCGCCGGGTCGCCCTTGGTATAGACCCGCGGCCCGTCCTCGAACCGGGCATCCGCGGCAAGCGCGTCCTCGATGCTCAGCACCGGCTTTTCCGCCGCGATCTCGACCGTGCCCAGCCGCGCCGCGCGCCGCGCCGCCAGATGCGATGTGGCGATCACCAGAAACACCGGCTGGCCAAGGTAATGCACGGCCCCGGTCGCCAGCAGAGGCTCGTCGTGGTTGGAAGGCGAGCAATCCGCGTCGAAGGGCAGATCTCCGGCGGTCAATACCGCGACCACGCCGGGCGCCGCGCGCACCGGGTCCAGGTCCATCGCGGTGATCTTTCCGGCGGCGGCCCGGCTCAGCCCGAAGGCGAGGTGCAGCGTGTTGGCGGGCACGGGAATGTCATCGACATAGCGTGCCGCCCCCGTCACATGCAGACGGGCGGCGTCATGGGGCAGGGGGCGTGCGATGCTCATGCGCTCACCTGCCCGACATCGGTGATCTGGCCGGAGAGGTCATGGAAATAGCGCAGCAGCATGTTCTGTGCGGTCTGCATCCGGTAGCGGGCAGAGGCGCGCATGTCGGACATCGGCTCGAAATCCTCCGTCAGGGCGGCCATCGCGGTGTGAAAGCTGTCGGCGGTGAAGGGGGCACCGGTCAGCGCCGCTTCGGCTGCGGCGGCGCGTTTCGGGGTGCCCGCCATGCCGCCGAAGGCGATGCGGGCGCGCGTGATGGTCTGGTCCTGCCGGGTGAGGTTGAGACAGCCGCAGACGGCGGAAATGTCCTGATCGAAGCGTTTCGACAGCTTGTAGCAGCGCAGGTTGTCGGGCTGTTTGGGCAGGCTGATCGCTTCGACGAATTCGCCTTGGGCGCGGTCCTGCCTGCCGTAGGCGACAAAGAAATCCTCCAGCGGGAGGCTGCGGCGCGTGTCGCCGTGACGCAGGTGCAGCGTCGCCCCCAGCGCGATCAGCGCGGGCGGCCCGTCGCCGATGGGAGAGCCGTTGGCGATATTGCCGCCGATGGTGGCGGCATTGCGGACCTGCACCGACCCGTAGCGCCGCAGCATGCTGCCGAGGCTGGGGTGGTGCGGGGCGATATGGGCCTCCAGCGCGGTGAGGCTGGTCATCGCCCCGATGCGCCAGTGATCGCCCTGGTCCGTGATGCCGCGCAGGTCGGCGCACCGGTTCAGGAAGGCGACATCGCCCAGATCGCGGAATTGCTTCGTGACCCACAGGCCCACGTCGGTGGCCCCGGCGATCAGCGTCGCCTCGGGATGATCGGCGTACCAGCGCGCCAGTTCGTCGGAATGCGCGGGGTGCAGGACCCGGGGGGCCAGCCCCCCGGACCCCCCGGTGGTATTTTCGGAACAATGAAGAGACAGGTTTTCCAGATGCGCGGGGGGCGGTGCGGATTCTGCCGCTTGAGCGGCGCGGATGATCGGGGCATAGCCCGTACAGCGGCAGAGGTTGCCGGAGAGCTGCGTGTCGTGGTCGGTTCTGCCGTTGAGATGGGCGCAGGCCATGGAGACCGCGAAGCCCGGCGTGCAGAAGCCGCATTGGCTGCCGTGGTGGTCCACAAGCGCCTGCTGCACCGGGTGCAGGGTGCCGTCGGGGGCGCTGAGCCCTTCGACCGTGGTGACGTGGCAGCCCGCGATCTGGGGCAGGAACAGGATGCAGCCGTTGAGTGCGCGGGCGCCGTCGGCGTCAGTGATCATCACCGTGCAGGCCCCGCAGTCGCCTTCGTTGCAGCCTTCCTTGGTGCCGGTCAGCCCGCGCGCTTCGCGCAGCCAGTCGAGCAGGGTGGTGGTGGGGGACACGCCGGTCAGCGACACGGGTTCTCCGTTCAGAAGAAACGTGATGTCCATTGTGGAAACCTGTCGCCTTACCGGGAATGGCGGCCGTTTCTGCGCCCCCTCGATGCGACGTAGAAGAGGAGCGGCCCGTTTACGTCTGCCAGATTAGGGAATTTCGCGCCGTGCTGGCAAGCAAAAGCGCGCGGCCGCGGTGTTAAAACCCGGTCGGGGCCAGCGGTTGCCGGTTGAACAGGCGCCGGTCAGTCGCCCAGCGTGGCGGCAAGCGCCGCCATCTGATCCGCCGCCGTGCCCCAGCCTTCGTGAAAGCCCATGTCGAGGTGCTTTTGCCGGTCTGCGTCGGTCGCGTGCTTGACCCGGGCGGTGTAGCGGGTGCCGCCTTCGACCGCCTCCAGCGTGATGATGCCGGTCATGAAGCCGCTGGCGAGCGGGCGGAAACCGGGCCCCAATGCGTCGGTGAAGGTAAACCGCCGCGCCGGTTCGGCTTCGAGGACGCAGCCTGCCTGGGCGTCGAAGTCGGTGCCGTCCGGGGCCTGCATCGCGGTCAGGAAGATCCCGCCCGGCGTCGGATCGACCTCGGCACGGGTCACTTTGTAGGGCGCGGGGCAGAACCACCGCTTCAGCAGCTCCGGTTCGGTCCAGCAGCGCCAGAGCGTGTGAGGGGACGCCGCGATGGTGCGGGTCAGTTCCAGGTCGAGCTTGGGGTCATGATCGGTCATGTGGTGTTCTTTTCCAGTGAGAGGGCCAGTGCGTCGAGCCGGTCGAGCCGCGTTTCCCAGACCTGGCGCTGCCAGGCGAGCCAGCCCTGCACCTCCATCAGCGGGGCGGCTTCGATATGGCAGGTCCGCACGCGGCCTTTCTTGACCGACCGTACCAGGCCCGCGTCCTCCAGCACCTTGAGGTGACGCATGAACGTGGGCAGGGCCATGTCGTGCGGTTCGGCCAGTTCGGAGACCGAGGCGGGGCCACCCGCCAGCCGTTCCACCACCGCGCGGCGGGTGGCATCCGACAGGGTGGCAAAAACGAGATCAAGACGCTGTTGGCTCATGCGGCCACTATGCCTGCGTGCGGGGGGCAGTCAACAGAAACTTAGCCGTTAAGCTAAGTAATTATCTGCTGTCGGCGACCTGCCGCCGATTGCCCCCCCGCAGCGGGCTGGGTACGGTTGGCGCATGACACAATCCCCCCGATTCATCCACCTGCGCACCCATTCCGAATACTCCCTGCTGGAAGGGGCGCTGCGGCTGAAGAAACTGCCGCAGATGTGCCGCGACGCGGGCATGCCTGCGCTGGCGCTGACCGACACCAACAACATGTTCGCGGCGCTGGAATTCTCCGTCGCCATGGCGGGGGCGGGGGTGCAGCCGATCATCGGCTGTCAGGTGGATCTGGCCTATGTGCAGGTCCAGCCCGGCGAGAGACCGCGCGCGCCCGCGCCGGTGGTGTTGCTGGCGCAGACCGAGGCGGGCTACGAGAACCTGATGAAGCTGAACTCCTGTCTTTACATCGACAAGGGCGGCGCGCTGCCCGAGGTCACGCTGGAGGAGCTGGAGGCGCTGAACGGCGACATCATCTGTCTGACCGGCGGGCCGGACGGGCCGGTGGGGATGCTGCTGCGCAATGGGCAGCGCCCGGCGGCAGAGGCGCTGATGGCGCGGCTCGCGGCGGCATTCGGCGACAGGCTGTATGTGGAGTTGCAGCGCCATCCGGGTGAGGACGGCCAGCCCGAGGCCGAGCGCCTGACCGAACGCGGTCTGATCGAGATGGCCTATGCCTTGGATCTGCCGCTGGTCGCCACCAACGACGTCTATTTCCCCAAAGCGGACATGTACGAGGCGCATGATGCGCTGATCTGCATTGCCGAGGGCGCCTATGTGGACCAGCAGCAACCCCGCCGCCGCCTGACCGCGCAGCACTACTTCAAGACCGAGGCCGAGATGACGGCCCTTTTCGGCGACCTGCCCGAGGCGCTGGAGAACACGGTGGAGATCGCCCGCCGCTGCGCCTTCATGGCCTACCGGCGCGACCCGATCCTGCCCAGGTTCGCCGATGACGAGGTCGCCGAACTGCGCCGCCAGGCGCAGGAGGGGCTGCGCGCCCGGCTGGCGATCATTCCCCATGCCGCGCCGGTGGAGGAATACGAGAAGCGGCTCGAATTCGAGCTTGGGATCATCGAGGGGATGGGCTTTCCCGGTTACTTCCTGATCGTGGCGGATTTCATCAAATGGGCCAAGGATCAGGATATTCCCGTGGGGCCGGGGCGCGGCTCGGGGGCGGGCTCGCTCGTGGCCTATGCCCTGCTGATCACCGACCTGGACCCGCTGCGCTATTCCCTGCTGTTCGAACGGTTCCTGAACCCCGAAAGGGTGTCGATGCCGGACTTCGACATCGACTTCTGCATGGATCGGCGCGAGGAGGTGATCCAATACGTGCAGGGCAAGTACGGGCGCGACAAGGTGGGCCAGATCATCACCTTCGGCGCGCTTTTGTCCAAGGCGGCGGTGCGCGACATCGGCCGGGTGCTGCAGATGCCTTACGGGCAGGTGGATCGCCTGTCCAAGATGATCCCGGTCGAGGGGGTCAAGCCGGTCAGTATCGAAAAGGCGCTGGCGGACGAGCCGCGCCTGCGCGAGGAGGCCAAGAACGAGGAGGTCGTGGCGCGGCTGCTGGACTACGGCCAGCAGGTCGAGGGGCTGTTGCGCAACGCCTCCACCCACGCCGCCGGTGTGGTGATCGGCGACCGGCCGCTGGACGCGCTGGTGCCGCTCTATCAGGACCCGCGGTCCGATATGCCCGCGACGCAGTTCAACATGAAATGGGTCGAACAGGCGGGGCTGGTAAAGTTCGACTTTCTCGGCCTGAAGACGCTGACCGTGATTCAGAACGCCGTGGACCAGATCATGGCCTCCGGCCGTCACCTGCACATCGCGGCGGACGGCACGGAGCTGTTCACGCCGCCGGAGGGCGTGCTTGACGATATCTCGACCATTCCGCTGGATGACGAGGCGTCGTATAAACTCTACTCCAGCGCCAAGACGGTGGCGGTGTTCCAGGTGGAATCCAGCGGCATGATGGATGCCCTGAAGCGTATGAAACCCACCTGCATCGAGGACATCGTGGCGCTGGTGGCGCTGTACCGTCCCGGCCCGATGGAGAACATCCCGACCTATTGCGACGTCAAGAACGGCAAGCGTGAACTGGAATCGATCCACCCGCTGATCGACGACATCCTGGAAGAGACCCAGGGCATCATCGTCTACCAGGAGCAGGTGATGCAGATCGCGCAGGTCATGGCGGGCTATTCGCTGGGCGGCGCCGACCTGCTGCGCCGCGCCATGGGCAAGAAGATCGCCGAGGAAATGGCCAAGGAACGGCCCAAGTTCGAACAGGGGGCCGTCGCCAACGGGGTCGACCCGGCCAAGGCGCGTGAGGTTTTCGACCTGTTGGAAAAATTCGCCAACTACGGCTTCAACAAGTCGCACGCGGCGGCCTACGCGGTGGTGAGCTATCAGACCGCGTGGCTCAAGGCGAACCATCCGGTGGAATTCATGGCGGGCGTCATGAACTGCGATATCCACCTGACCGACAAGCTGGCGATCTATTTCGAAGAGGTCCGCAAGCGGCTGGAACTGCCGTGGGTGCCGCCCTGCGTGAACCGGTCGGATGCGTCTTTCAAGGTGGTGGACGGGGCGCTCGTCTATGCGCTGGGCGCGCTCAAGAACGTCGGGCTGGAGGCGATGAAGCTGATCACCGAAGGGCGCAAGGTCGAGGGGCGCGACCGGCCCTTTGCGACGCTCTTCGATCTCGCGCGGCGGGTGGACCTGAAACGCGTGGGCAAGCGCCCGCTGGAAATGCTGGCCCGCTCGGGCGCCTTCGACGAACTGGATTCCAACCGCCGCCGGGTGTTCCAGGCGCTGGATGCGCTGGTGGCCTATTCGGCGGCGGTGCACGAGCAGAAGGCGTCGAACCAGGTATCGCTCTTTGGCGAGGCGGGCGACGATCTGCCCGAGCCGCGCATGCTGCCCTGCGACGACTGGCTGCCCGCCGAACGGCTGACCGAAGAGTTCAAGGCGGTGGGCTTTTACCTGTCGGGGCATCCGCTGGACGATTACATGACACCGCTCAAGCGCAAGTGGGGCAACGACCGGGGCGTGCCCTTCCTGACGCTGGACGAACTGACCGACAAGGTGACGGAACGCGGCGCGATGAACGCGCGGCTGGCCGGTGTGGTCGCCGGGCGGCAGGAACGCAAATCCGCGCGCGGCAACCGCTTTGCCTTTGCCCAGCTCTCCGATCCCACCGGGGGCTACGAGGTGACGCTGTTTTCGGACACGCTGGAACTGGCCCGCGACCACCTGGAAACCGGATCGAAGGTCGTGATCACGGTGGAGGCGACGATGGAAAGCGACCAGCTAAAGCTGCTGGGCCGGTCGGTGGCCCCTGTGGATATGGCGGTGGCGGACGCCGGCAGCATCGGCCTGCGCGTCTTTGTCGATGCGGCGGATGCGATCCCGGCGGTGGCGCAGGTGCTGGAAGGGGCGCGTTCCGCCGCACGGGCAGGGGGCAAGGGGCCGATCCAGCTGTGCCTGATGGACCCCGGCCTGCCCGGCGAGGTCGAGGTCGATCTGGGCTTTGAATACCCCGTCACACCGCAGATCAAGGGCGCGATCCGCTCGCTAGGCGGGGTGCTGGAAGTGCAGGAAATCTGAACCGGAACCTGCCGCTTGCGACGGTGTCGGCCTGCATTGCTGGACCTCATCCGCGCGCTGCGGTAAATAACGGCAACTTCCGGGGGGCTTGGCCATCTTACGATCCACACTTCTGATAGCTGCGCTTCTGGCGCTTGGCGCCTGCGGTGATCCGCTGGACGGACTCGACCGGATCAACGAGGTGGATCTGGCAGATGACGATCCCGCGGTGCAGGCCCTGCCGGACGATGCGGAAGTCGCGCGCGAGGGGTTCT is a window from the Sulfitobacter sp. THAF37 genome containing:
- a CDS encoding SRPBCC family protein, giving the protein MTDHDPKLDLELTRTIAASPHTLWRCWTEPELLKRWFCPAPYKVTRAEVDPTPGGIFLTAMQAPDGTDFDAQAGCVLEAEPARRFTFTDALGPGFRPLASGFMTGIITLEAVEGGTRYTARVKHATDADRQKHLDMGFHEGWGTAADQMAALAATLGD
- a CDS encoding helix-turn-helix transcriptional regulator, yielding MSQQRLDLVFATLSDATRRAVVERLAGGPASVSELAEPHDMALPTFMRHLKVLEDAGLVRSVKKGRVRTCHIEAAPLMEVQGWLAWQRQVWETRLDRLDALALSLEKNTT
- the dnaE gene encoding DNA polymerase III subunit alpha, which codes for MTQSPRFIHLRTHSEYSLLEGALRLKKLPQMCRDAGMPALALTDTNNMFAALEFSVAMAGAGVQPIIGCQVDLAYVQVQPGERPRAPAPVVLLAQTEAGYENLMKLNSCLYIDKGGALPEVTLEELEALNGDIICLTGGPDGPVGMLLRNGQRPAAEALMARLAAAFGDRLYVELQRHPGEDGQPEAERLTERGLIEMAYALDLPLVATNDVYFPKADMYEAHDALICIAEGAYVDQQQPRRRLTAQHYFKTEAEMTALFGDLPEALENTVEIARRCAFMAYRRDPILPRFADDEVAELRRQAQEGLRARLAIIPHAAPVEEYEKRLEFELGIIEGMGFPGYFLIVADFIKWAKDQDIPVGPGRGSGAGSLVAYALLITDLDPLRYSLLFERFLNPERVSMPDFDIDFCMDRREEVIQYVQGKYGRDKVGQIITFGALLSKAAVRDIGRVLQMPYGQVDRLSKMIPVEGVKPVSIEKALADEPRLREEAKNEEVVARLLDYGQQVEGLLRNASTHAAGVVIGDRPLDALVPLYQDPRSDMPATQFNMKWVEQAGLVKFDFLGLKTLTVIQNAVDQIMASGRHLHIAADGTELFTPPEGVLDDISTIPLDDEASYKLYSSAKTVAVFQVESSGMMDALKRMKPTCIEDIVALVALYRPGPMENIPTYCDVKNGKRELESIHPLIDDILEETQGIIVYQEQVMQIAQVMAGYSLGGADLLRRAMGKKIAEEMAKERPKFEQGAVANGVDPAKAREVFDLLEKFANYGFNKSHAAAYAVVSYQTAWLKANHPVEFMAGVMNCDIHLTDKLAIYFEEVRKRLELPWVPPCVNRSDASFKVVDGALVYALGALKNVGLEAMKLITEGRKVEGRDRPFATLFDLARRVDLKRVGKRPLEMLARSGAFDELDSNRRRVFQALDALVAYSAAVHEQKASNQVSLFGEAGDDLPEPRMLPCDDWLPAERLTEEFKAVGFYLSGHPLDDYMTPLKRKWGNDRGVPFLTLDELTDKVTERGAMNARLAGVVAGRQERKSARGNRFAFAQLSDPTGGYEVTLFSDTLELARDHLETGSKVVITVEATMESDQLKLLGRSVAPVDMAVADAGSIGLRVFVDAADAIPAVAQVLEGARSAARAGGKGPIQLCLMDPGLPGEVEVDLGFEYPVTPQIKGAIRSLGGVLEVQEI
- the xdhC gene encoding xanthine dehydrogenase accessory protein XdhC, translated to MTGAIWVEILAVRGSAPREAGTAMMVTATTTRGTIGGGALELRAVRTARRMLSTGAEQMEENVPLGPGLGQCCGGAVTLRFGRTPRPVDEPAAAAPAPLRLDAPLPLWLWGAGHVGRAVVRACPPGAFDITWIDSDRDRFPAEVPAAVTMLPAADMPRLAAAAPPDAHHLIFTYSHDIDLALCAALLRRGFGSCGLIGSETKWRRFRTRLEALALDPAAITCPIGDKSLGRAPDAIAKGCVNGLLFPTLQGETA
- the xdhA gene encoding xanthine dehydrogenase small subunit encodes the protein MDITFLLNGEPVSLTGVSPTTTLLDWLREARGLTGTKEGCNEGDCGACTVMITDADGARALNGCILFLPQIAGCHVTTVEGLSAPDGTLHPVQQALVDHHGSQCGFCTPGFAVSMACAHLNGRTDHDTQLSGNLCRCTGYAPIIRAAQAAESAPPPAHLENLSLHCSENTTGGSGGLAPRVLHPAHSDELARWYADHPEATLIAGATDVGLWVTKQFRDLGDVAFLNRCADLRGITDQGDHWRIGAMTSLTALEAHIAPHHPSLGSMLRRYGSVQVRNAATIGGNIANGSPIGDGPPALIALGATLHLRHGDTRRSLPLEDFFVAYGRQDRAQGEFVEAISLPKQPDNLRCYKLSKRFDQDISAVCGCLNLTRQDQTITRARIAFGGMAGTPKRAAAAEAALTGAPFTADSFHTAMAALTEDFEPMSDMRASARYRMQTAQNMLLRYFHDLSGQITDVGQVSA
- the xdhB gene encoding xanthine dehydrogenase molybdopterin binding subunit, with amino-acid sequence MSIARPLPHDAARLHVTGAARYVDDIPVPANTLHLAFGLSRAAAGKITAMDLDPVRAAPGVVAVLTAGDLPFDADCSPSNHDEPLLATGAVHYLGQPVFLVIATSHLAARRAARLGTVEIAAEKPVLSIEDALAADARFEDGPRVYTKGDPAAALSRAAHRRRGSVHIGGQEHFYLEGQAALALPQDDGDMVIHSSTQHPTEIQHKVAHAIGRPMHAVRVETRRMGGGFGGKESQGNALAIACAVAARHSGRPCKMRYDRDDDMIVTGKRHDFRIDYDVGFDDAGRILALAFTQYARCGWAMDLSLPVADRAMLHADNAYHLEHVSITSHRLRTNTQSATAFRGFGGPQGMMGIEKVMDHIAHARGLDPLAVRRANYYADRRGDQPHIETGSAPVTATPAEDNTSRGGAPAPAKAPPAPPDGVQTTPYHQPVTDCVINALTDRLAEGCDYTARRAAIAEWNAVQPLLKRGIALTPVKFGISFTLTHLNQAGALVHVYQDGSIHLNHGGTEMGQGLFQKVAQVAASRFGVPLEAVKITATDTGKVPNTSATAASSGSDLNGMAVQNACDEIRERIRAHLAERYQTTEISFAGGKVRAGGEEITFAQAAASAYQSRISLSATGFYKTPDIEWDRIRGRGRPFYYFAYGAACTEVVIDTLTGENRILRTDILHDAGASLNPAIDIGQIEGGYVQGAGWLTTEELVWDDKGALRTHAPSTYKIPACSDRPPVFNVALWDQPNPAQTVYRSKAVGEPPLMLGISAFMALSDALAACGPAYGDLQAPATAEAVLAAVQRTRA